From Pristiophorus japonicus isolate sPriJap1 chromosome 7, sPriJap1.hap1, whole genome shotgun sequence, one genomic window encodes:
- the prss35 gene encoding inactive serine protease 35 yields the protein MGTIPLLLLLSVNTLSFAFGIDTEEDYTWHLQRAPRVLDRRTITIEPPRFEAKTKLLINSTCGIACQKKLPLPNVSDLQNYLSYETVYNNGTRTLTEVDVTEFNLKNEFEFVKTRGRSRRKRQVFGLDSRFSIGSKHFITSYPFNTAVKISTGCTGILVSEKHVLTAAHCIHDGKDYVKGAKRLRVGFLKMRSKGGGKKRGSKRNKRSTNDKPSFQWSRVKRTQVPKGWFKGIADDIAVDYDYAILELKRPQKHKYMEIGISPPVQNMPSNRIHFSGFDNDRPGKLVYRFCTVSDESNDLFYQYCDAQPGSSGSGIYIRLKEPDKRNWKRKIIGVFSGHQWVDINGIQQDYNVAVRITPLKYAQICFWIHGNYADCRDG from the coding sequence ATGGGAACTATACCACTTTTACTATTACTTTCCGTGAACACATTATCATTTGCCTTTGGGATTGACACTGAGGAAGATTATACCTGGCACTTACAAAGAGCACCCCGAGTGTTGGACAGAAGAACCATAACCATAGAGCCTCCAAGATTTGAAGCTAAAACCAAATTATTGATAAACTCAACCTGTGGGATTGCTTGCCAAAAGAAACTACCACTGCCAAATGTGTCTGACCTTCAGAATTACCTTTCATATGAAACAGTGTACAACAATGGGACACGTACGTTGACTGAGGTAGATGTCACAGAATTTAACCTGAAAAATGAATTTGAGTTTGTTAAGACAAGAGGCCGTTCTAGGAGGAAGAGACAGGTCTTTGGGTTGGACAGTAGATTTAGCATTGGTAGCAAGCATTTCATAACTAGCTACCCTTTTAATACAGCAGTGAAAATCTCCACAGGTTGTACTGGGATTCTAGTGTCAGAAAAACATGTGCTAACGGCAGCTCACTGCATTCATGATGGTAAAGATTATGTGAAAGGTGCCAAAAGGCTAAGAGTAGGATTTTTAAAGATGAGATCCAAGGGGGGTGGTAAAAAGAGAGGATCTAAGAGGAATAAACGGTCAACAAATGATAAGCCATCTTTCCAGTGGTCAAGAGTAAAGCGTACCCAAGTACCAAAGGGCTGGTTCAAAGGCATAGCTGATGATATTGCAGTGGATTATGATTATGCTATTCTTGAATTAAAGAGACCTCAGAAACACAAGTACATGGAGATAGGAATTAGCCCCCCTGTCCAGAATATGCCAAGCAATCGGATTCACTTTTCAGGCTTCGATAATGACAGACCAGGGAAGTTGGTATATCGTTTCTGCACTGTGTCTGATGAATCCAATGATCTATTCTATCAGTACTGTGATGCTCAGCCTGGATCAAGTGGCTCAGGTATTTACATTCGTCTTAAGGAACCAGACAAGCGTAATTGGAAACGCAAGATCATTGGAGTCTTTTCTGGTCATCAGTGGGTGGATATCAATGGCATACAACAGGATTACAATGTGGCTGTGCGCATTACTCCACTTAAATATGCACAGATATGCTTCTGGATACATGGGAACTATGCTGATTGCAGAGATGGTTGA